One genomic window of Metopolophium dirhodum isolate CAU chromosome 4, ASM1992520v1, whole genome shotgun sequence includes the following:
- the LOC132943297 gene encoding scavenger receptor class B member 1, translating into MGLTPIKLPYQSAKNRLFGVQPRMSSSFQQIPTFNINDPYSHDRQPNRRTTRRNGLPINMLVSQQKRISNSRLAVIIFGVVALVAGLILSSVPWVHYIILKNLKIWNGTLSYHYWQKPGVLRLTKVFIFNVTNPDGFLYNGEKPKLQEIGPFVYRENMEKVNIHFNNNGTVTYQHKKILEFMPHLSVIKNDEIKLTVPNIPLLTLTTQANSLPSILKSSLSAILRFSSLTPFKHVTPQQLVFGYDDPLTSLANSYYPKGKRPPKQMGLFLMRNGTLDEVSTIYTGHNGMENFGLLDRVNGMEELPFWKGSCNSIKASEGSFFPPREFTKSDLVHVYDKDLCRVWALRYRKDVVKDGITAGYYTPDDNLLETVDKNPDNACFCEDNTDCTVKGLQYIGPCQFNAPVYLSFPHFYKADPKLLEDVEGLSPDQEKHETFLKIQPRLGVPLEARVKVQLNLKVEQSNIYPTSNFRSITFPIMWLEEGVSDLPENIHRWIYMATTFVDTAVPLFTYGLILGGALVLVAVFVRTYHQIVFSRENIERGRQSILRRGSSMLVNGQHRLLIVRESYHRISNTMQETDVDAQQLLS; encoded by the exons AATCGATTATTTGGCGTACAACCCCGGATGTCATCCAGCTTTCAGCAAATACCGACTTTCAACATAAACGACCCGTACAGTCATGATCGACAGCCGAATCGACGGACCACCAGACGGAATGGGTTACCTATCAACATGCTCGTCTCCCAGCAAAAGAGGATCAGCAACA GTCGACTAGCGGTCATCATATTTGGCGTTGTAGCTTTAGTAGCTGGACTAATACTGTCTTCAGTTCCATGggttcattatataattttaaag aacttgAAAATATGGAATGGCACTTTAAGTTATCACTACTGGCAAAAACCCGGCGTATTAAGACTGACAAAAGTATTCATATTCAATGTTACCAATCCCGATGGCTTCTTATATAACGGTGAGAAGCCAAAACTTCAAGAAATTGGTCCATTTGTTTATAG AGAAAACATGGAAAAAGTTAAcattcattttaataacaacGGTACGGTGACGTaccaacacaaaaaaattttagaattcATGCCACATCTTTCAGTTATCAAAAATGATGAAATCAAACTAACTGTGCCAAATATTCCCTTATTA acattGACTACACAAGCAAATAGCTTACcatcaatattaaaaagttcACTTTCGGCAATTTTAAGATTTTCTAGTTTAACACCGTTTAAACATGTTACCCCCCAACAATTAGTTTTTGGTTATGACGATCCATTAACTTCTCTAGCAAACTCATATTATCCAAAAGGGAAAAGACCACCCAAACAAATGGGACTTTTCTTAATG cgAAATGGTACACTAGACGAAGTTTCGACGATATACACGGGTCATAATGGAATGGAGAACTTTGGACTTCTCGATCGTGTAAATGGAATGGAAGAGTTACCATTTTGGAAAGGATCTTGTAATTCTATAAAAGCATCTGAAG gtTCATTTTTCCCTCCAAGAGAATTTACTAAGTCTGATTTAGTACACGTGTATGACAAAGATTTATGCCGAGTATGGGCACTTCGGTACCGAAAAGATGTGGTCAAAGATGGTATTACAGCAGGATACTATACGCCTGATGACAACCTTCTCGAAACTGTTGATAAAAATCCTGATAATGCATGTTTCTGCGAAGACAACACTGACTGCACAGTTAAAGGGTTGCAGTACATTGGGCCTTGtcaattta atGCTCCAGTTTACTTATCGTTTCCTCATTTCTACAAAGCTGATCCAAAACTTTTGGAAGATGTAGAGGGTCTTTCACCAGATCAAGAAAaacatgaaacatttttaaaaattcaaccc AGACTGGGAGTACCGTTAGAAGCCCGTGTGAAGGTCCAGCTCaatttaaaagttgaacaatCCAATATTTACCCGACGTCCAACTTCAGAAGCATTACATTTCCGATTATGTGGCTTGAAGAg GGCGTGAGCGACTTGCCAGAAAACATTCATCGCTGGATATACATGGCCACTACATTCGTAGACACAGCTGTGCCGTTGTTCACATACGGACTTATCCTCGGCGGTGCATTAGTACTGGTCGCAGTGTTTGTCCGCACATATCACCAAATTGTATTTTCACGGGAAAACATCGAACGCGGCAGACAAAGTATCCTGCGAAGAGGCAGCAGTATGCTGGTCAACGGCCAACATCGGTTACTGATTGTCCGTGAATCGTACCATCGGATAAGCAACACCATGCAAGAAACAGACGTGGACGCACAACAGCTTCTATCGTGA
- the LOC132942386 gene encoding malate dehydrogenase, cytoplasmic encodes MAEGEPIRVVVTGAAGQIAYSLISMIANGDVFGTKQPVILHLLDISPAMGVLEGVCMEIDDLALPLVKGYVKTTEPEEAFKDVDAAFLVGAMPRREGMERKDLLSANVKIFKVQGEALNKYAKKDVKVLVVGNPANTNALICSFYAPSIPKENFTAMTRLDQNRAQSAIAKRLGLCVSNVKNVTIWGNHSSTQFPDVFNASVTSSDSSKSVYDSINDSQWLEGDFIKTIQTRGAAVIQARKMSSAMSAAKAAVDHMRDWWSGTASGSWVSMGVISDGSYGVPKDLIYSLPVSISNKQWKIVQGLKITDFAKNKLDLTAKELLEEKEEAMAVCNA; translated from the exons ATG GCTGAAGGTGAACCAATCCGTGTAGTAGTAACGGGCGCTGCTGGCCAAATTGCATATTCATTGATATCTATGATTGCCAATGGAGATGTATTTGGAACGAAACAACCAGTCATTTTACACCTCCTAGATATCTCTCCTGCAATGGGAGTGCTTGAAGGAGTTTGCATGGAAATTGATGATCTTGCTTTACCCCTGGTCAAAG GCTATGTAAAAACAACTGAACCAGAAGAAGCATTTAAAGATGTTGATGCTGCTTTCTTGGTGGGTGCAATGCCAAGAAGGGAAGGTATGGAAAGAAAAGACTTGCTGTCAGCTAATGTGAAAATATTCAAAGTACAAGGTGAAGCTTTGAACAAATATGCTAAGAAAGACGTCAAAGTTTTGGTTGTTGGAAATCCAGCAAATACCAATGCTTTAATATGCTCTTTTTATGCTCCTTCCATACCTAAAGAAAACTTCACTGCTATGACAAGACTTGATCAAAAcag agcTCAATCAGCTATTGCTAAACGTCTTGGACTATGTGTAAGCAATGTCAAGAATGTAACAATTTGGGGTAATCATTCATCAACTCAATTTCCAGATGTTTTTAATGCATCAGTTACATCGTCtgacagctcaaaaagtgtatATGATAGCATAAATGATTCACAATGGCTTGAAGGTGATTTTATTAAG acaaTTCAAACTAGAGGAGCTGCTGTGATTCAAGCTAGAAAGATGTCGTCGGCTATGTCTGCTGCTAAAGCAGCTGTTGATCACATGCGTGACTGGTGGTCTGGAACTGCTAGTGGTTCTTGGGTTTCAATGGGTGTTATCTCGGATGGTTCATATGGTGTGCCAAAAGATTTGATTTATTCTTTACCAGTATCCATTTCAAATAAGCAATGGAAAATTGTCCAG GGTTTGAAAATAACAGACTTTGCAAAGAACAAATTGGATTTGACAGCTAAAGAACTACTTGAAGAAAAAGAAGAGGCTATGGCTGTTTGTAATGCTTGA